From one Acidibrevibacterium fodinaquatile genomic stretch:
- a CDS encoding TrbI/VirB10 family protein gives MTEAPRDEERALPRPPQEMRLRAQRAPVTRLSRKVLLGLAGLVGLGIGGAAFLALRPRPAPPAPELFSTSHRTTPEGLAALPPDYTARAKPPPRLGPPLPGDLGRPLVDAGVPGTLAAPDIDRLAQEREAARVSRLFVAGSTSAPVAAIAASTPAAAPAAVAAAGAAPQDHKLAFLNRPADQRTVSKERLQPAASPYVLQAGSVIPAALITGLRSDLPGPVTAQVTEDVYDSVAGNILLIPQGARLIGQYDAQVAFGQSRALLVWTRLIMPNGRSIILERQPGADTEGYAGLEDQVDNHWGTLFKAAILSTILSVGSEAGMSANNYGSLADALQQGVSQSINQTGQQVVSRSLSVQPTITIRPGFPVRVMVTADLVLEPYRG, from the coding sequence ATGACCGAGGCGCCGCGCGATGAAGAACGGGCGCTGCCACGGCCGCCGCAGGAGATGCGTCTTCGCGCACAGAGGGCGCCGGTCACCCGGCTCTCGCGCAAGGTGCTGCTCGGCCTTGCCGGGCTGGTCGGCCTCGGCATCGGCGGGGCGGCGTTCCTTGCCTTGCGGCCACGCCCTGCGCCGCCGGCGCCGGAGCTTTTCAGCACCAGCCATCGCACGACCCCGGAAGGGCTCGCCGCCTTGCCGCCTGACTACACCGCCCGGGCGAAACCACCGCCCCGCCTCGGCCCACCGCTTCCCGGCGATCTCGGCCGGCCGCTGGTTGACGCCGGCGTGCCGGGCACGCTCGCCGCTCCTGATATCGACCGCCTCGCCCAGGAGCGGGAAGCCGCCCGCGTGAGCCGTCTGTTCGTCGCCGGCAGCACCAGCGCGCCGGTTGCCGCGATCGCCGCCAGCACCCCGGCGGCGGCGCCAGCGGCTGTGGCGGCCGCCGGCGCAGCGCCCCAGGATCACAAACTCGCCTTCCTCAACCGTCCCGCCGATCAGCGCACCGTGAGCAAGGAGCGGCTGCAGCCGGCAGCAAGCCCCTATGTTCTGCAAGCCGGCTCGGTCATTCCGGCGGCGCTCATCACCGGGCTGCGTTCCGATCTTCCCGGGCCGGTCACGGCGCAGGTCACCGAGGATGTCTATGACAGCGTTGCCGGCAACATCCTGCTCATCCCGCAGGGCGCGCGGCTGATCGGGCAATACGACGCGCAGGTTGCCTTCGGCCAGTCGCGGGCGCTGCTCGTCTGGACCCGGCTCATCATGCCGAACGGGCGCTCGATCATTCTCGAGCGCCAGCCCGGCGCGGATACCGAAGGCTACGCCGGCCTCGAAGATCAGGTCGACAATCATTGGGGCACGCTCTTCAAGGCGGCCATCCTCTCGACGATCCTGAGCGTCGGCTCCGAGGCCGGCATGAGCGCCAATAATTACGGCTCGCTCGCCGATGCCCTCCAGCAAGGCGTGTCGCAAAGCATCAATCAGACCGGCCAGCAGGTCGTCAGCCGCTCGCTCAGCGTGCAGCCCACCATCACCATCCGCCCCGGTTTCCCGGTGCGGGTCATGGTCACCGCCGATCTCGTTTTGGAGCCTTATCGTGGGTGA
- a CDS encoding LysR family transcriptional regulator encodes MINLVSISQALVVAEHRSFSRAAKVLRIQQSAVSRRIRALEDEIGVSLFERETGGVRLTEAGRAFLDRCRCALADIDFAVRNAANAGAGGEGSVRIGILSSLSAGFVRDLLVRFRVTHPAVMIEIAEGSTCDHIARLHDRVLDIAFVTGRPEAPRCDIALLWRARVFVVLPETHALAGATEITWDQIKGERFILSRQAPGPEIHDFVIQRLASLGFSPTVERYPVGRETLMHLVALGFGISVVSEAATGTRYPGVAVHPLSSAQDALPYSAVWLPGNDNPALRRLLSLARAMAPTRAQAARAAVSARRGATPRKRGRRP; translated from the coding sequence GTGATCAACCTCGTTTCGATTTCGCAGGCGCTGGTGGTGGCGGAGCACCGGAGTTTCAGCCGCGCGGCGAAGGTTCTCAGGATCCAGCAATCGGCGGTCAGCCGGCGCATCCGCGCACTTGAGGACGAGATCGGTGTCTCGCTGTTCGAGCGCGAGACCGGCGGCGTGCGGCTGACCGAGGCGGGGCGGGCATTTCTCGATCGCTGTCGCTGCGCGTTGGCGGATATCGACTTCGCCGTCCGAAATGCCGCGAACGCCGGCGCTGGTGGCGAAGGCTCGGTGCGGATCGGCATTCTGTCGTCGCTGTCGGCGGGGTTCGTGCGCGATCTTCTGGTGCGGTTTCGCGTGACCCACCCCGCGGTGATGATCGAGATCGCGGAAGGGTCGACGTGCGATCATATCGCGCGCCTGCACGACCGCGTGCTCGACATCGCCTTTGTCACCGGCCGGCCCGAGGCCCCGCGCTGCGACATCGCGCTGCTCTGGCGGGCGCGGGTATTCGTCGTGCTGCCGGAGACCCACGCTCTGGCTGGCGCGACCGAGATCACCTGGGACCAGATCAAGGGCGAGCGGTTCATCCTGAGCCGCCAGGCGCCGGGGCCGGAGATCCATGATTTTGTGATCCAGCGCCTCGCCTCGCTCGGCTTCAGCCCGACGGTCGAGCGCTATCCAGTGGGCCGCGAGACGCTCATGCATTTGGTCGCGCTCGGGTTCGGCATCAGCGTGGTGAGCGAGGCGGCAACCGGCACGCGCTATCCCGGCGTCGCCGTCCATCCGCTTTCTTCCGCGCAGGACGCGCTGCCCTACAGCGCGGTGTGGCTGCCGGGGAACGACAATCCGGCGCTGCGGCGCCTGCTCAGCCTGGCTCGCGCGATGGCGCCGACCCGCGCGCAGGCGGCGCGGGCGGCGGTGAGTGCGCGGCGCGGCGCAACGCCGCGAAAGCGCGGTCGCCGGCCATGA
- the trbF gene encoding conjugal transfer protein TrbF: protein MFRRPTVRYGKTPAPETPYQRAGQVWDERIGAARVQARNWRLAFFGALALSGALTGGLLWQSARGTITPWVVEIDALGQAQAIAPATAGYTPTDPQIAWYLARFISEIRAIPADPVVLRQNWLDAYNYVTDKGALALNAYARTSDPFSKVGKVQVTVEIVSVIRASADSFRITWIERRYADDALAATERWSAILTIAVRTPTDADRLKKNPLGVYVHAFDWAKELG from the coding sequence ATGTTCCGCCGCCCTACGGTCCGCTACGGCAAAACCCCGGCGCCTGAGACACCCTATCAGCGCGCCGGCCAGGTCTGGGACGAGCGCATCGGCGCGGCCCGCGTGCAGGCCAGGAACTGGCGGCTTGCCTTCTTCGGGGCGCTGGCATTGAGCGGCGCTCTCACCGGCGGTCTGCTCTGGCAATCGGCGCGCGGCACCATCACGCCCTGGGTGGTCGAGATCGATGCGCTCGGCCAGGCGCAGGCCATCGCCCCGGCAACCGCCGGCTACACGCCCACCGATCCGCAAATCGCCTGGTATCTCGCCCGCTTCATCAGCGAAATCCGCGCCATTCCCGCCGATCCCGTGGTACTGCGGCAGAACTGGCTCGATGCCTACAACTACGTCACCGACAAGGGCGCGCTGGCCCTCAACGCGTATGCGCGCACGAGCGATCCCTTTTCCAAGGTCGGCAAGGTGCAGGTCACGGTCGAGATCGTGAGCGTCATCCGCGCCTCCGCCGACAGTTTTCGCATCACCTGGATCGAACGCCGCTATGCCGATGACGCCCTGGCCGCAACCGAGCGCTGGAGCGCAATCCTCACCATCGCCGTGCGGACGCCGACCGACGCCGATCGCCTCAAGAAGAACCCGCTCGGGGTCTATGTCCACGCTTTCGACTGGGCAAAGGAGCTCGGCTGA
- a CDS encoding c-type cytochrome translates to MTRGKGPGLNIALMVAVLAIPIAARAADAPAAQAALQQAVQKGADLFAHESFGGAGTCETCHLNGGRDPGKLPNGKAIPSLVGAAAGFPRYSPRAQAVITLSQQIGGCIHNALKGTPPAPGSADLVALETYITALSKGSVMGTQFK, encoded by the coding sequence ATGACGCGAGGAAAAGGCCCGGGATTGAACATTGCCCTCATGGTGGCTGTGCTCGCCATCCCGATTGCCGCGCGCGCGGCCGATGCCCCAGCGGCGCAGGCGGCGCTCCAGCAAGCGGTTCAGAAAGGTGCGGATCTCTTCGCGCATGAGAGTTTCGGCGGCGCTGGCACTTGCGAGACATGCCATCTCAATGGCGGGCGCGATCCTGGCAAGCTTCCGAACGGCAAAGCGATCCCGAGCCTGGTCGGCGCGGCGGCCGGGTTTCCGCGCTATTCCCCGCGTGCGCAGGCGGTGATCACGCTTTCGCAGCAGATCGGCGGCTGCATCCACAACGCCCTCAAGGGCACGCCGCCGGCCCCGGGCAGCGCCGATCTGGTGGCGCTCGAAACCTATATCACCGCGCTCTCAAAAGGCTCGGTGATGGGGACGCAATTCAAATAA
- a CDS encoding DUF2274 domain-containing protein yields MTKLKLGTIPDDTPVKLSLALPAALYRDLIAYAEALSRESGAPVTDPARLIVPMIAHFMAGDRAFAALRRAAHSPPPAPPARGSAPSREPG; encoded by the coding sequence ATGACAAAACTCAAGCTCGGCACTATCCCCGATGACACGCCGGTCAAGCTCTCGCTGGCGCTGCCGGCAGCGCTTTACCGCGATCTCATCGCCTATGCCGAGGCGCTGAGCCGCGAGAGCGGCGCGCCGGTCACCGACCCGGCGAGGCTTATCGTGCCGATGATCGCGCACTTCATGGCCGGCGACCGCGCTTTCGCGGCGTTGCGCCGCGCCGCGCACTCACCGCCGCCCGCGCCGCCTGCGCGCGGGTCGGCGCCATCGCGCGAGCCAGGCTGA